Within the Thermosynechococcaceae cyanobacterium Okahandja genome, the region TTCTAAGGCCGCAAGGGCGGCCGCAGGTTGCCCCAGCAGCAGTAGGCAACTGGCTAGCTCAAGGTAAATATCTTGGTTGGGCAGCAGCCGCTCCAGTAACTCTTTGCCGCGACGAATTAAACTGGGTTGTAGCTCGTGGAACCCCCTGGCCACCAAGGCGTGTACCGCAAGGTAGGAGGCCACCGCCGAGGGTCGCCGTGCCTCCCGCTCAAATAGCTCCTGCTGTTCAGCCGCGGTGAGGTACGTCCGCAGTTGCAAAATAAATTTCAGAAAATCTTCTACCCCTAGCCCCGAGTGATCATCGTGGCGCCCCTCAATGCCGCCGCGATCGCTCAGCATTTCCCGCAGCAGCAGCACCCCCCGCTGCCGCCCCACACTGTCGGCCAAGGGCAGTGCCAACAGTTCCAGAATGCGGTAAGGGCGCAACCGATCCAGTTCACTTTGAAATTGCTGTTGCAACTCCGGGAACAGTGCCGATCGCTCAAGGATGCGCAGCCCAGAGTCTAGATGACCCGCCGCGGCTTGGTAGTGCTGTTGCTGCCACTGCTCCCGCCCTAACTCTAGGTAGGCCAAGGCCACCGTTAGGGTAATATCGGCTTCGGCGGCAGATCCGGTGTAGGGACGGCTCAAATCAAGGGCATCCCCCTTCAGAAAGGGCTGCCCCACCTTGACTACTTGGTGGTAGTCCCCCAGTTCATAAAGGAGCAGCAGCGCCCCCGACAACTGTTGATCGGTAATTTCAAGGTCGGGGATCGTGGGTTGCGGGTCAAGCTGGGCAATGAGGTCATCGGTATCTAGACTGCGACAGCGGCGATCGTAGTCATGGCGCTGATCCGGTTGCCGTAGGACTTGGTAGGCCTGCTCAATGAGTTCGCGGCGGGTGGCCACAGTGGCGGGTGAATGCTGGTGGCTGGGCAACTGCATCAGACGCTCTTGAAAAGCTTGGTCGATTTGCTCGGGTGTTGCTTGAATGGGCACACCCAACACTTGGTAGTAATCTAAAGGAATGCGCACCGGAAGCCAGTCCTCAAATAAATTCTGTACGACCAAACATGATTCACTGCTGACAGCCGCTTTGCTGCTCAAGTGCTGCAGAAAAGGGCAGAAAAGGGTAGAAGCGTTGCCAGTAAAAGAGGGAGCATCAAGCGTTCTAGAGTATCACAAATTTTCCCCGATGGCATAGGCCGGTTAGGGGGTCAGTGCCAAGAATTGAACATCGCCGCTACCACCCCTTGGGAACTCATGGTAGTATCGGGACACATTACCGTAACCCTGCCCCCTTGCAGCACGTTTAGGATAAACCGGTGTGACAGAACCAATATTTTGGTTGGCCGTGTCACTGGTCTTGGTGGCCGTCTGTTTAGCCGCTGTCTTAGCGGCAGCCATCCCCGCCTTTATGGAGTTGGCGCGGGCGGCTCGCAGTGCTGAAAAGCTCTTTGACACGCTGGGTCGTGAGCTACCGCCGACTCTTGAAGCCATTCGCCTGACGGGTCTTGAGATTAGCGATCTAACGGATGATATTAGCCAAGGGGTAGAAAGTGCCGGCAGTGTTGTCAAGCAGGTGGATCAAAGTATTGCGGCGGCTAAGCGCCAAGTACAGGAGGCTAAGGTGACCACCCGCAGTGTGTTTGCCGGAGTGAAGGCCGCATGGCAAACTTGGAATCGGCCCAGTCGTCGCCCGCCCCGCCTATCGGGCAGCAATTTGCCTCCTGTGGAGCCACCCTCCCTAGATCGTCAGGAGCGGCGGGAGCAGGTGCAAGATAGTTGAACCATGGCTTGCCGGAGGGTGCCGCGGGGATCGCTGCCCAGCTTGAGGGAATACTCGCTGCGCAATAAAATTTCTAGGCTCTTGGTGAGGGCGGCCAAGGGAATGGATTTAACCTCCTTTTGCAGGATATAGACCCGTTTGGGATTGCCAATCTCCGCAAGTTTGGCAATGGTTTGCACGTCCTGTTCGTGACTGAGCAGTTTAATCCACAACCACGTGCGAAACTGTTTGCTAAGGCTGGCAATGAGGCGCAGGGGTGGCTCGTTTTGTTGCAGTAAATCCTCTAATTGGCTGAGGGCGGTGCTTAGCTGGCCATGAAGCAGGGTGCTGGCCAAGGTGAGGGTATGTTGTTGGCTGGCATGGACAAGGGGGGCAATGTCCGTTGCCGTGAGGGGGCGATCGCCCCCAAAGAGGGAGAGCTTTTCGAGTTCGTTGTGCAGTTGGCGACTGTCGTTGCCCACGGCCTCTGCCAGCAGGTGCAGGGCATCCTCGCGTAGGTTGAGGTGGTACCGTTGAGCGGTGGTGCGAATATGCGCCTCAATCTCAGCGGTTTTCCAGGGGGCAATGGGGCTAAATTCTTGAAATGTGCCGTGCTGTTGCAGGAGTTTAACCACCTTAGCGCGACTGTCAGGCTTTTGGGGGCTAGTCAGCAGCAGGTGGCAGGTGGCGGGAATTTGGGGCAGGGTTAGTTCTAGGTCTGCCAATAGCTCGGCACTACAGCGTTGACCGAGGGTGGTGTTGACCAGCCACACGAGGCGATCGCCACCACCAAAGGGAGGGGTCATCACTTGAGCCAAGGCGGCTTGGACGTGGCTGGGGTCCTCGCCAGCAAATTTTTCAAAGTTAAAGCTTTCCCACAGGGGATCGAGAACCTGTTGGCGCAGGTTTTTGACGGCCTCCTCCAAGCGAAAGTGATCCTCGCCCCAGTAGAAGTAAACAGGCATAGTGCCGAAACGCAACCCATCGATTAGTATGAATTTATTGTGGCGGAGAAAAGGGGATGGGGCGATCGCGGCAATGGGCAGTACTGGGGCTAGGTTTGGCGATGGCTCCGGTTCTATGGCAGTCTGCTGCCTCCCAACAGCCCCCCTCCCAAGCCCTGACCATTCTGGCGGATGTGCAACAGGCGAATGCCATTACGGGGGTCGTTACGGCGCGCGGCAATGTGCAACTGCGTTATCCCGCCCGTCAGATTCAGGCCACGGCGGCACAGGCTCAGTACTTTAGCCGGGAAGGCCGCATTGTCCTCACCGGTAATGTATATGTTCTGCAGGAGGGGAACAGTCTGCGGGCAGACTCCATCACCTATCTTATTGAGGAAGCTAAATTTGTAGCCTTACCTGCCCCAAGTCGCCAAGTTGAATCTATCCTAATGATCCCCGATGACCCTAACCAACAAATTCCTGAATCTGTGCAGCCCTAGGGGGGGCTTTACGCTACCGACCACCCTGCGCCTAGAGGGGGTATGCAAGCGCTACGGTACCCGCTGGGTCGTGGATCATGTGAGTTTATCGGTGGCGCGGGGGGAAGTGGTTGGCTTACTTGGCCCCAACGGTGCGGGTAAAACCACGACCTTTTATATGGCCACGGGAATCGAGCGCCCCGATCAAGGGCGCGTGTGGCTCGACGATGATGATATTACCCATACCCCGCTCCATCAGCGGGCGCGGCGCGGCATTGGCTACCTGCCCCAAGAACCCAGTATTTTCCGGCAGTTAACGGTGGCTGAAAATATCCTGCTTGTCCTTGAGCAAACGGGTGTACCGCGGCGGCAGTGGCGCGATCGCCTCGATGAACTGCTGACGGAATTTCATCTGACCCACATTGCCAATACCTTGGGTCGCCGCGTCTCTGGGGGGGAGCGCCGCCGCACCGAGTTGGCTCGCGCGTTGGCAGCGGGTAGATATGGCCCAAGTTTTTTGCTGTTGGATGAACCCTTTGCCGGGGTCGATCCGATTGCCGTGAATGATTTGCAAACCATGATTGCCCGCCTGCGCGATCGCCAGATGGGCATCCTCATTACCGATCACAACGTTCGCGAAACCCTTGAGATTATCGACCGCGCCTACATTTTGCGCGAAGGGCAACTGCTGGCCGCAGGCAATAGCTGGGAACTGGCTCAGAACCCGAAAGTGCGCCAGTACTATCTAGGGGAAGACTTCCGTTTCTAAGATGCTGACGGTATTCCGCTGGTGGCGATCGCTCTCCCTCTCGAAACTGGATCGCTATATCCTCTCGCTGCTGTTGCCCGGCTTCGGCTTTGGGGTTGCCATTTTTACGACCCTTGCCTTGGCGGTGGGCAGCATCTTTGATCTGGTGCGGCAAATTGCCGATGCCCAGTTACCCTTGAGTATTTTGCTGCAACTCATCTGGTACGAGTTGCCCACCGTATTGGTTCTGGTGTTGCCCATGGCCGTCCTGCTGGCGGTGGTGGGCGCGATGAGCCGCCTCTCGGAAGAGGGGGAGTGGATTGCCCTGCGCAGTGTGGGGGTATGCCTACCGCGGCTGCTCGTGCCGGTGTTAGGGTTTGCCCTTCTGGTGAGTAGTGCCACCCTTGTGCTCAACGAAACATGGGTACCCATTGCCAAGTTTCAGTCGGAACAACTCCTGCAGCAACTGTTGCAGCAGGAGCGCACCCTTGGAACTGGTACCGATATTTTTTATCCCGAGTACGATCGCGACCAGCGGGTGCGACGGCTTTACTACGGCCATCGCTTTGATGGCAATCGCATTCAGGGCTTAACCATTCTTGACTTTTCGCAGCCACAGTTAACCCAAGTCATCAGTGCAGAGTCCGCGGAGTGGAACGTGCGTGAAAGTACGTGGCGGCTCTCCCATGGGGTGGCATATCTGATTAGCCGCCGTGGCGTTAGTCGCGATCTGTTGCAGTTTGAGGAGCAGGAAATCCGCCTACCGCGACCCGCCCAGTCGCAGCAACTGCGTCCCACCGAAGTCAGTGAACTCTCGATTATTCAAACTCGCCGCGCCCTGCGCCGTCTTGACCCCAGTAAGGATGCGGAGTTGGTGCGCGCCCTTGAGGTCCACCTTGCCCAATCCTACGCCCAGCCCTTTTTAGCGGTTGTTTTTGCCCTTTTAGGGGTGGGCTTTGGCCTTAGCCCTTCCCAACGGCGGGGACGACAGGGCTTTGGCATTAGTGTTGCCGTTGTTTTTAGTCAGTACGTCTTGGCCTTTTTTCTAGGGGCGTTGGGGGCGATCGGTACGCTTCCGCCCCTTGTGGCGGCTTGGCTGCCCCACGCCATTGGCGGCGGTGTGGCCGTTGGCTTAATGTGGCGGGTGAATCGTAGCTAGGGGCTATCGGGTTATGATGAGAACAGTGCTAATTGTTCATCCATGCCCCAAACGTTTGATCTTCACGTTGTTGAGACGCGACCCTTGTTGACCCCCGCTACGCTGCTGGCGGAACTGCCACTCTACGACCACCAAGCCACCCTTGTGGCCACCACTCGCGATCGCATTCGCGACATCCTTAAGGGGCGCGATCGCCGCCTACTGGTGATTGTGGGTCCCTGCTCTATCCACGATGTCAATGCGGCTCTTGAATACGGTGAAAAACTGACGGCGGTGCGCGATCGCCTCAGCGACAGCCTTGAAATTATCATGCGGGTCTATTTTGAAAAACCCCGCACCTCCGTGGGTTGGAAAGGCCTCATTAACGACCCCCACCTCGACGGTAGCTACGACATCAATACCGGCTTGCGCTTAGCGCGGCAGCTTCTCCTTACCCTTGCCAGTATGGGCATGCCCGCCGCCACCGAACTCCTTGACCCGATTATTCCCCAGTACATTGCCGATGTGGTGAGTTGGACCGCCATCGGTGCCCGCACCACCGAAAGCCAAACCCACCGTCAAATGGCCTCTGGCCTCTCGATGCCCGTCGGGTTCAAAAACGGCACGGACGGTCACCTCGACTCCGCCATCAATGCCATGATTGCCGCCCAACAGGCGCACCATTTCCTCGGCATTAACGCCGATGGGCTAGCCAGTATTGTGGCCACCACGGGCAACCCCGATACCCACCTCGTGCTGCGGGGGGGCAAAGATGGTCCCAATTATTCTGCGGCCCACATTGAAATGGCCGCGGCACTCCTTGAGCGGAAGGGGCTGAGTCCCCGTCTGATGGTGGATTGCAGCCATGCCAACGCTGCCAAAGATGCCCAACGGCAGGTGCTGGTCTGCGACAACATTGCCCAGCAGGTGCAGCAAAACTCCCGCTATCTGGCGGGCGTGATGATTGAAAGCCACCTCAAGGCCGGCAACCAACCCATTCCTGCGGATTTATCCCAGTTAGTCTATGGTCAGAGTATTACCGACCCCTGTGTGGATTTTGCCACAACGGTTGCCATGCTCGAGCAGTTGGCAACAGCAGTGGGAACCCAACTGGCGGTAGCGCGCTAACACGGCGGTTGCTCACCCCAACATCCCCTCACCAAGAACGCAGTTGGAGGAGACTTGATGACCCCATGGCAAACACTGCGCCGTAATCCCTTGGTGATGTTTGGCTTAGGGGTTTTAGTCACCTTGTACCTGCTGGCGATCGCGGCGGATATTGTGGCACCCTACAATCCCTATGGGTTCCAAGTGGACGGGGCGCTGCTGCCGCCAACCCGAGTTTACTGGCGATCGCCCAGCGGCGAATGGCCTGGCCCCCACGTCTATCCCACCCGTTTGGGACCTGTAAATTTGGAGACGGGTGAGCGTCCCCTGATTGTGGACTGGCAGCACCCCTCACCCATTCGGCTCTGGGTCAAGGGCAGCCCCTACCGCTTTTTGGAACTGACGCTGCCCCTGCCCACCCGCTGGAGCCTGAGGAATCCGGCCATTCAACCGCGCACCATTTTCCCCGGGTTTGCGGGCGATCGCCACTTGTTTGGCACCGTTGGCCCCGGGTACTGGAATCTTCTGGGAACTGACGATCAAGGTCGAGATCAATTTAGTCGCCTGCTCTTTGGCGCCCGGATTAGCCTCAGCATTGGTCTGGTGGGGGTTGCGATCGCTTTCCCGATTGGCATCTTCGTTGGTGCAGTGGCCGGTTACTTTGGGGGCTGGCTCGATGTCCTGCTCATGCGGGGGGTGGAAGTGCTGATGACGCTGCCCACCATCTATCTCCTTGTGGCCTTGGCCGCCGTCCTTCCCCCCGGTCTTAGCAGTGGCGAACGCTTTCTCCTCATTACCATCATCACCTCCTTTGTCAGTTGGGCGGGCCTAGCACGGGTGATTCGTGGCCAAGTGTTGAGTCTAAAGGAAACCGCCTTTGTCCAGGCTGCCCACGTCATGGGGGGGCGATCGCTGTTCATTATTGTGCGCCACATCATCCCCCAAACCGCCACCTACGTGATTATTGCCGCCACCTTGTCCATTCCCAGCTTTATTGTGGCCGAATCCGTCCTCAGCCTCATTGGCTTAGGCATTCAGCAGCCGGATGCCTCTTGGGGCAATATGCTCTCCCTCGCCACCAATGCCTCCATTCTCATCCTGCAACCTTGGCTCGTGTGGTCACCCGCCAGCCTGATTATCCTTAGCGTACTCTGCTTTAACCTCGTTGGTGATGGCCTGCGCGATGCCCTAGACCCGCGACGTTCCCAACTCTAGAACCTATACAACAGTATCGGATTGTGTATTTTCCTCTATATTCCGACCGACAAAGGAGAGTTTGTGGCAAGATAGACTCGTAGCTAGTGATACATTCAGTTAACCTAGGAGCCACAACCTATGAGCCTAAAACTTGGGGATGTCGTACCCAACTTTACCCAAGCCTCCTCGATGGGAGAAATTAACTTTTACGAATGGGCGGGAGATAGCTGGGTTGTTTTATTCTCGCACCCGGCAGACTACACCCCTGTCTGCACCACTGAACTGGGGGAAGTGGCCCGGTTGCGCTCGGAGTTTGACAAACGCAACGTCAAAACCCTTGCCCTCAGCGTTGATAGCGTTGAATCCCACCTAGGCTGGATCAAGGATATTGAAGAGGTCAATAACGTTAAGGTCGATTACCCCATCTTGGCAGACGAAGACAAAAAAGTCTCCGATCTGTACGACATGATCCACCCCAACTCCCTCAATAACCTGACGGTGCGCACGGTGTTTATCATTGACCCCCAGAAAAAACTGCGCCTCACCCTCACCTATCCGGCCAGTACCGGTCGTAATTTTGCCGAAATCCTGCGGGTCATTGACTCGTTGCAACTCACCGATAACTACAGTGTGGCCACCCCCGTCAACTGGCAAGAGGGTCAAGATTGTGTGATTGTGCCCTCGATTAAGGATGAGGAAGCCAAGGAAAAATTCCCCAAAGGGTTCAATGCCGTCAAGCCCTATTTGCGGCTCACACCACAGCCGAATAAATAGGTTCTGCGAACCCTCAAACCGTCTAGCCATCACATTCGTATCCAGGCACCTCATCAATGTGGGAGTGCCTTTTTTTCTATTCATTCATATTTTTATAGGTGGCTACCGCCGATGGTGAAATCTGATTCAGATAGCGGAAAATCCAATACTTAAAGACCGTGTCCAGCATCACCGGAAAGGTAGCAATAAACATATTGATAAAATCTTCATTACGGGGGAAGCCAAAATGTTCAAGGGTGTTATTGACAATCACTTCCCAGCCATGGGGCGAGTGGAACCCGACAAAAACATCCGTAAACAGAATAATCACAAACGCCTTGGCGCTATCACTGAGACCATAGACCACTTCATCTAAAAAGGCCTTGACAATGGCCATTTGCCGCTGGCCGGTAAAGACGAGGGTAAGGAACACAGCAAACCCCAACGCATCCGACAAAATATTTTTCAGCGGCTCAATCAGTTCCTTTTGGTACTCTGTAGAAAGTTCAATGGCTTTTGCGCGAATTTGTGCTTGAATTTCTGCTGCTGAGATGGGCACATTACTCACAAGGCTTTCAAAGCGAATTCGATTTTCAAACCGTGCTAGCTCATCGAGAATATTGTCCTCAAGTTGGGAGTTAATAATCCGCTCAATTTGACCCACCGCTTTGAAGTGGTTCACCAGCGGGCTGACAATCAGAGCCTTAGAAATTTGCTGGGTGAGCAACGGCAAAATAACCAGGAGTAAGAGAAAGCGAATGGCTAGGCGGGTGCGCAATTTGGAGGTGCGAAAATCCCGCACAACTTCGGCTTCTGTGGTCTCATCGGAGTTGAGTTCACGGCGAAAGCGATCCGCGGTGCGCAAAATTGAGCGGGGAATAAAACTACTGCTGTCGAGCTTAGAGTCGTCGGTTAAATCGTCATTGATGTATTCCGACAGGTAGAGGGAATTGTCTTCCACCTGATCTAGGGCGGCGGCCCGTTGGCGCTGCTCCGGATTTTGGTGGCTCAGTCCGGGTCGGGCAAGGGCGTTTAACTCTTTCTCCCGCTGTCGCCGATAGCGATTGAGGGTGGCATCAATCAGCCGTAGTTTTTCATAGACCGTGGGTTCTGAGCTAGCGTCGCTGGCCGTGGCGGTCACGGTGTAGGTATCGACAGTTCCATTGAGGTCTTCAGAGGGTATAGGACGGCGGGAAGAGCGGGGGGCAAGGGGTAAAAACTGACGGCTGGCGCGGAATTCAGTCATCCGCATCCGAATGGTTTTTAGAAGCTGCTTTAGCTCTGTTTCAAAGTAGCTGGACACTTCGCCAAGGGGGAGGTTAAGGGGACTGATGGGCTGCCCCTCGAAGTGCTCGACCTCAATTTCACGAATTTTCAGCGCAGCATTGTAGGCTTCTTGCAGTGCTCGTTCTGGGGTTGTAAGGTACCAGCGCTCCGCACGCTTGATCCATTCTCCGAGGCGGGCAAGGGGGTTACTTGACATTGTTTATCTTGGCCGGTTGCCAGCACACCATGTAGTAGGATCGTACCAAATTGATTTTGGTAAGCATTGGTTGCGTGTTGCACTGGATCAGTGGCGGTAGCCGGAGTGGTAAAACTCACACCCTTGTTGACTATTTTGCCAAATGGGTGCAGGCACAACAGATTCCAGAGCAGCCTAAATTACCAGAGTACCTTTCCTGTGAGCGATCGCTCCTGCTGCTCAGCGACACGGGCGAAGGCCGAGAACACCTGAACACCCAAATTGAGAACACCCTCGGTGCCGGGTACTCTCCTTATATCACGACACCGCTGGGCTTTATGCAGGATGAGGTGACGCTGTTTTGGCCGCTGCTGGTGCAGCACAGAGCCGTCGCCGCCCGTTCTCCCCTGCGGTTAGCAACGGAAGTGGAACTGGAGTGGGCAAAGGAAGTGTGGCGCTCAGAGCTAGAGAAAAACACCTTTGCCGCCCTCAGCGAGAATCGCGATCGCGCCGTGCGCCATTTGCTGGATATGTTTCAGCTTGCGGCTTTTGCCGGAATTCCCCTTGAGGATATTCCCACTCTCATACAGGAGCATGACGTGCCAGTGCCGCCCGCCACCCAAACCGCCATGCTAACGGCGCTGCGCCAGTGGCGTGATTGGTGTACCCGCCATAGCCTGCTCACCTACGGCATCATTACCGACCTGTTTGGACGAGTGCTGCTGCCCGCTGCGGACTATCAATGGTCACTGCGGCAGCGCTTTCGCGGTATTTTGGCCGATAATGTCCACAACTATCCGGCGCTGTTTGCGGATCTTTTTGGCCAGCTTGCTCAACCATTACCCCCAGACCCGGCAATCCCCCCAGAGGTACCTTCCCAGCCCCTAACAATCGTTCTCACGCATCAACCGACTGGCGTTGTACGACTGGGCCTTGGCGCTGATCCCGATGCCTTTTTAGCCCTGAAAGCCATGGCAACTGTGCAGGATCTCCCTCCTCTGCCCCGCACCATTCTTGGAGCCGGTGATCCCAGCCTCCTTGTTGCCGAGCTGCTGACCCTGCCGCAGCCACAGGTGCCAGCCACCATTATGGCCTTGCAAACCACCTCCCGGATGCAGTTACTGAACCAGATTTGTCGCACCGTGACCAAAGCGGTAAAAGAACATCAAATTCCCGCCAAAGAAATTGCCATCCTTGGTCCCGGGATCGATAGCATTGCCCGCTACGTCCTCACCCATGAGCTAGAGCAGCAAGGCATTCCGGTGGTGGTTCTTAATGAGCAGCGCCCCCTCATTCAATCGCCCTACGTGCGCGCCCTCTTGACGCTGTTACTTTTGGTGTATCCGGGGATCAGTCTAGACTGCGAGGCCGGAGCCGTGGCCGAACTTTTAGAGGTTTTCCACGCCCAACACGCCGACATTGATGCGGTGCGATCGGGGCTATTGGCGGCCCATTGTTTTCAGCCCCAGCAGCCCAAGCCCCAACTTTTGCCCGCGCAGCACTATAGCCGCTGGGATCGCTTGGGGTATCGCGCCACCACGGCCTATGAAGCCTTTCGGTCATGGCTTGCGACCCTCTCGCCAACCCAACCCCCTGCGGTTGTGCTGGACGCGGCCATTCAACGCTACCTCTGGCCGCAGAACCTATCCGCCACTGAACTCACATCGTTGCGATCGCTCCTAGAGAGTGTCATGGACTATTGGCACCTCTGTGACCATCTAGCCGCGGATGTCCCCACCCCAATGGCGGAGCGCCTCGGCCAATGGATGCGCCTGTTGCGACGCGGCACCGTCACCGCCAACCCACCGCCCCTTGATCCGGCACCGACGGGGGTTCTATTGGCAACAACGTTTCAGTACCGCAGTGCCCAGTGTTTTCATCGCTGGCATTTTTGGCTGGATGCCAGTAGCCCCCGCTGGCAGGATGGTGGCCTACAAACCCTCTGGCAAGCCCCCATGTTCCTGCGTCAAGGCGCTGCTAGTCCCAGTGCGCGGGTGTGGCAGTCCGAGTCAGAGCGGTTGCAGCAGTTGCTGGTAGATTTGTGTGCTCGCGTTGGCGATCGCCTTTACCTATGCCATAGCGATCTTGCCGCTAACGGGAAGGAACAGGATGGCCCCCTGCTGGGGTTAGTGGATTTGGCGGCAGGTTCCATCGATGGCACTATAGATACATAGAGCTAACGCCTGAGGCAGCAGGCCGTAAACCCTCTGGCAGACTATCGTTGCTGGGTGCGCTTGCTGGCAAAGAATGCGCACTACTACACCACTGAGTCAACCAGCGAGGGAGACCACCCGTTGTCACCACAATTTGCACTCACGACCCCCCTATACTACGTCAATGCCCTACCCCACATCGGCAGTGCCTATACCACCATTGCCGCCGATGTTGTTGCCCGCTTTTACCGCCTGCAAGGGTACCGGGTACGCTTCATTACTGGCACCGACGAACACGGCCAAAAAATTGAACGCACGGCTCAGCAGCGGGGTCTAACGCCCCAAGCCCACTGCGATGAAATTGCCGCCGGCTTTGAGGCCCTGTGGCAGCAACTTGGCATCACCTACGACCGCTTTAGCCGCACCACCAGCCCACGGCATCATGCCATTGTGCAGGAGTTTTTTCAGCGGGTATGGGACAACGGCGATATTTACCTTGGGCAACAACAGGGTTGGTACTGCGTCGAGTGCGAAGAATTCAAAGAAGAGCGAGAGCTGCTAGCAGGACACCGCTGCCCGATCCACGTCAACCGTGAAGTGGAGTGGCGGGATGAACGGAATTACTTCTTTCGCCTTTCCAAGTACCAAGAGGCGCTGCTAGCCCACTACGATCGCCATCCCGAGTTTGTGCAGCCCCGCAGCCGCCGCAACGAAGTCCTGAGTTTTATTGAGCAGGGATTGCAGGATTTTTCCATTTCGCGGGTCAACCTAGAGTGGGGGTTTCCCGTGCCCACGGATCCTAAGCAGACCCTTTACGTGTGGTTTGATGCCCTGCTCGGCTACGTCACCGCTCTGCTGGAGCCGGAGGACGAACCCACCCTTGCCAATGCCCTCAACACCTGGTGGCCGATTAACCTGCACATTATTGGTAAGGATATTCTGCGCTTCCATGCCATTTCTTGGCCGGCCATGCTGATGTCGGCGGGCTTGCCCCTCCCAGAGCAAATTTTTGTACACGGCTTCCTGACCAAAGACGGCCAAAAAATGGGTAAAAGCCTAGGCAACACCCTCGATCCAGTGGCCTTGGTAGCACACTACAGCGCGGATGCCGTCCGTTATTACTTTATGAAGGAAGTGGAGTTTGGTCGCGATGGTGATTTTAACGAAACTCGCTTTATCAATATCCTCAATGCCGACTTGGCCAACGATCTGGGCAACCTCCTGAACCGCACACTGAAAATGGCTTGGAAGTACAGCGCTGGCCAGGTTCCCGCCCTGAGGGTTGCCGCCATTCCCCCGGAGCACCCGCTGCGGCACTTGGCAGAACAATTGTGCCAAACCTATGGCAACAGCTATCGGCAACTGGCATTCCATGAGGTCTGCCAATTAGCCCTTGGCTTAGCTCGGGCAGGTAATAAGTTCCTTGACGAAGAAGCGCCTTGGAAACG harbors:
- the metG gene encoding methionine--tRNA ligase — its product is MRLLAKNAHYYTTESTSEGDHPLSPQFALTTPLYYVNALPHIGSAYTTIAADVVARFYRLQGYRVRFITGTDEHGQKIERTAQQRGLTPQAHCDEIAAGFEALWQQLGITYDRFSRTTSPRHHAIVQEFFQRVWDNGDIYLGQQQGWYCVECEEFKEERELLAGHRCPIHVNREVEWRDERNYFFRLSKYQEALLAHYDRHPEFVQPRSRRNEVLSFIEQGLQDFSISRVNLEWGFPVPTDPKQTLYVWFDALLGYVTALLEPEDEPTLANALNTWWPINLHIIGKDILRFHAISWPAMLMSAGLPLPEQIFVHGFLTKDGQKMGKSLGNTLDPVALVAHYSADAVRYYFMKEVEFGRDGDFNETRFINILNADLANDLGNLLNRTLKMAWKYSAGQVPALRVAAIPPEHPLRHLAEQLCQTYGNSYRQLAFHEVCQLALGLARAGNKFLDEEAPWKRAKAGETEAVAEILYSVLESVRLIAYVLAPIIPHLSEAIYQQLGYSISFNGSVIDSVLLADHQARWGVLPPNQPLAQPEPVFQKLSAPALVADQR